One window of Candidatus Nanosynbacter sp. HMT-352 genomic DNA carries:
- a CDS encoding TRM11 family SAM-dependent methyltransferase produces MFIAILGRQPEISIAELEAVYGAKNVQKISNQAATVNCDNFSIDNLGGTIKCGQVITKIKSQKSDRNTLLQASKIIVEKYTKKLSNSQKKITLGISFYGNKTDPRNIQKIGIILKNNLKKSGVSLRLIPNKTAALSTATSHNNKLGRSEAKIEIIIAKNVYGDLIIAESRGTQNINSYTQRDRGRPKRDAFVGMLPPKLAQIMINLSGAKPGDYLWDPFCGTGTVLQEAALIGVNAYGSDLSDKMISYTTENMNWVEKTFSTNTFWQAHQADATSVKLTDEQKKRISQVVCETYLGQPFSAPPSPEKLHEVVGNCNHIISDFLQNIHSQIRPDTTLCIAVPAWQNREGKFTHLPLIKNLKKLEYQQIIDKNLLYYRENQVVAREILVLKPADIAKTA; encoded by the coding sequence ATGTTTATAGCTATTCTTGGACGCCAGCCAGAAATCTCTATCGCTGAATTAGAGGCAGTTTACGGTGCTAAAAATGTCCAAAAAATCTCCAACCAAGCCGCCACGGTTAATTGCGACAATTTTTCAATTGACAATCTCGGCGGAACGATTAAATGCGGACAAGTCATCACGAAGATAAAATCGCAAAAATCAGACCGCAACACTCTGCTCCAAGCCTCAAAAATTATTGTTGAAAAATACACGAAAAAACTTTCGAATAGTCAGAAAAAAATAACGCTTGGAATAAGCTTTTATGGCAATAAAACAGATCCGAGAAACATCCAAAAAATCGGAATCATCTTAAAAAACAACCTGAAAAAATCTGGCGTCAGTTTGCGCCTAATTCCTAATAAAACCGCCGCACTGTCCACTGCGACCTCTCACAATAATAAACTCGGCAGGTCTGAGGCGAAAATTGAAATTATCATAGCTAAGAACGTGTACGGAGATTTGATAATCGCTGAAAGTCGTGGCACTCAAAATATCAATTCATATACTCAGCGCGACCGCGGACGACCAAAACGCGATGCCTTCGTGGGAATGCTTCCGCCCAAGCTTGCACAGATTATGATTAACCTATCTGGCGCAAAACCTGGCGATTACCTCTGGGATCCGTTTTGTGGCACAGGAACGGTACTACAAGAAGCTGCACTTATCGGCGTGAATGCTTATGGCAGCGATTTGAGCGATAAGATGATATCTTACACGACTGAAAATATGAACTGGGTGGAAAAGACTTTTTCGACAAACACTTTCTGGCAAGCGCATCAGGCCGACGCTACCTCTGTAAAATTAACAGATGAACAGAAGAAACGGATTTCTCAAGTTGTTTGTGAAACATATTTAGGTCAGCCATTTTCCGCTCCGCCAAGCCCAGAAAAACTTCACGAAGTAGTTGGAAATTGCAATCACATAATTAGCGATTTTCTGCAAAATATCCATTCGCAAATTCGCCCAGACACGACGCTTTGCATAGCCGTTCCAGCGTGGCAAAATCGCGAAGGTAAATTCACCCACTTGCCTCTGATAAAGAATCTTAAAAAACTTGAATATCAGCAAATTATCGATAAAAACCTCTTATATTACCGTGAAAATCAAGTTGTTGCCAGAGAAATATTGGTATTAAAACCGGCAGATATAGCCAAAACCGCTTGA
- the ftsE gene encoding cell division ATP-binding protein FtsE — protein MILLDRVTKNYGKSNKPALNRASIHVGAGEFVIIVGTSGAGKSTLLKLLTREEKPSSGKIVVGGIDYDNLKDKHIPLLRRKIGVVFQDFKLLPNRTVFENVAFALEIAGMTNREIKATVPKVIELVGLKGKEKHFPHQLSGGERQRVAIARAVVRQPKILIADEPTGNLDPKHSWDIVRLLEKINKYGTTVILTTHNVEIVNKLKRRVITIDHGKITSDQARGSYKQ, from the coding sequence ATGATTCTGTTAGATAGGGTAACGAAGAACTACGGTAAAAGTAACAAGCCGGCATTGAATCGAGCAAGTATTCATGTCGGCGCTGGTGAATTTGTGATTATTGTTGGTACGTCGGGTGCTGGCAAATCGACTCTTTTGAAGCTTTTGACTCGCGAAGAAAAGCCGAGCTCTGGAAAAATTGTAGTTGGTGGAATTGACTATGACAATTTGAAGGACAAGCATATTCCGCTGTTGCGTCGTAAAATTGGCGTGGTTTTTCAGGATTTTAAGTTGCTTCCGAATCGAACGGTGTTTGAAAATGTGGCGTTTGCGCTAGAAATTGCTGGAATGACAAATCGGGAGATTAAGGCAACTGTGCCGAAGGTGATTGAGTTGGTTGGTCTTAAGGGGAAGGAAAAGCATTTTCCTCATCAGCTTTCTGGTGGTGAGCGTCAGCGTGTAGCGATTGCTAGGGCGGTGGTGCGTCAGCCGAAGATTCTGATCGCAGACGAGCCGACTGGAAACTTGGACCCGAAGCACAGCTGGGATATTGTTCGCTTGCTAGAAAAGATTAATAAGTATGGCACGACGGTTATTTTGACGACTCACAACGTGGAGATTGTCAACAAATTGAAGCGACGCGTTATTACAATTGATCATGGTAAAATCACCTCCGATCAGGCGAGAGGGAGTTATAAACAGTAA
- a CDS encoding CHAP domain-containing protein: MKLRSTTPVSASLVSRASLVAMSALLAGSGIFGLASHVLARDYNAEIQAKQQEADNYNSEASRLGEMADSLQAELDKINGQISAIQAQISDSQKKINNLNDQIKKNEELIKHNRKAMGRILADLYVDDQISPLEMLASSKNISDYIDKQEQRNSLKTSLNDKIKEIKSLQKKLEENKKSVENTLRDQELQRNAMAAKQSEKAKLITDTKNDQNNYAALAQKRNSEVAKLREEQAAANRRALGGSNVSIPGGVPGGGGYPGAWASAPLDAYIDPWGLYTRECVSYVAWKIHSTGRDVPHFGGAGNANQWPSTAARYGISSGSTPKAGAAAVMNIGYYGHVMYVESVNGDGTITVSDYNFAWDGLYRHYTRSASGLTYVYF; encoded by the coding sequence ATGAAACTACGGTCCACCACACCAGTTTCGGCATCATTGGTCAGCAGAGCGTCTCTGGTGGCGATGTCTGCATTGCTTGCTGGATCGGGCATTTTTGGCTTGGCATCACACGTATTGGCTCGCGACTATAACGCTGAAATTCAGGCAAAGCAACAAGAAGCAGACAACTATAATTCTGAGGCTTCGCGCTTGGGTGAGATGGCTGATAGTTTGCAGGCGGAACTTGATAAGATAAATGGACAAATATCAGCTATTCAAGCGCAGATTTCTGATAGCCAAAAAAAGATCAATAACCTCAATGATCAGATAAAAAAGAACGAAGAGCTAATTAAGCACAATCGTAAAGCGATGGGGCGAATTTTGGCGGATTTGTATGTTGATGATCAGATTTCGCCGCTGGAGATGCTCGCTAGCTCAAAAAATATTAGCGATTACATTGACAAGCAAGAACAGCGTAATTCTTTGAAAACTTCATTGAACGATAAGATTAAAGAAATTAAGTCTTTGCAGAAAAAGCTAGAAGAGAATAAGAAGTCTGTCGAAAATACGCTTCGCGACCAGGAATTGCAGCGTAATGCGATGGCGGCTAAGCAATCTGAGAAGGCAAAACTGATTACTGACACGAAGAATGATCAGAATAACTATGCGGCTCTGGCTCAGAAACGTAATTCTGAGGTGGCGAAGTTGCGAGAAGAGCAGGCTGCAGCCAACCGACGAGCTCTTGGTGGTAGTAATGTTTCGATTCCGGGTGGTGTACCTGGCGGCGGCGGTTATCCTGGCGCCTGGGCGAGTGCTCCACTTGATGCTTATATCGATCCATGGGGACTATACACGCGTGAATGTGTGAGCTACGTGGCTTGGAAAATTCATAGCACTGGACGAGACGTCCCGCATTTTGGTGGCGCAGGCAATGCAAATCAGTGGCCGTCAACTGCAGCGCGCTATGGTATTTCTAGCGGCTCAACGCCAAAAGCTGGCGCGGCAGCCGTGATGAATATTGGATATTACGGACACGTTATGTATGTTGAGTCTGTCAATGGCGATGGAACCATTACCGTCAGCGACTACAACTTTGCCTGGGACGGTTTATATAGGCATTACACGCGTTCGGCTTCAGGATTGACATACGTTTACTTCTAA
- a CDS encoding sensor histidine kinase, with the protein MAGKEWSDADFGGLPSVLVAAHELKTPLALIRQLALLLDDDLTSSADKTQIQQRIIRTSEQALQLTIDLANSANLTPSLFPLEPVNPLALCQQVAMETKFNAMLYGRKVSWPKSGRNSQLILANRTLLGRILANFLNNALAYTEDGSEIKVSVKATKDAVRMSVRDFGPMMSLKEYRLLLDEMETRKTVRTRPESSGLGIYVANQFARAMNGRIGLIRHRDGLTFYVEMPISRQLSLI; encoded by the coding sequence ATGGCAGGTAAAGAGTGGAGTGATGCTGATTTTGGGGGATTGCCGAGCGTTTTAGTGGCGGCACACGAGCTGAAAACGCCGCTGGCTTTGATTAGGCAATTGGCGCTACTGTTGGACGACGATTTAACCAGTTCTGCCGATAAAACTCAGATCCAGCAACGAATTATTCGGACTTCTGAGCAGGCGTTGCAGCTTACGATTGATTTGGCAAATTCAGCTAATTTAACGCCGTCGTTATTTCCGCTTGAACCGGTCAATCCGTTGGCTCTATGTCAGCAAGTAGCGATGGAAACGAAGTTCAACGCAATGCTTTATGGACGAAAAGTTAGCTGGCCTAAGAGCGGCAGAAATAGTCAATTGATATTAGCGAACCGAACACTTTTGGGGCGAATTTTAGCGAATTTCTTAAATAACGCGCTGGCGTATACGGAGGATGGATCGGAGATTAAGGTTTCGGTTAAGGCGACAAAAGATGCCGTGAGAATGAGCGTGCGGGATTTTGGGCCGATGATGAGTTTGAAGGAATATCGGCTTTTGCTTGATGAAATGGAAACGCGAAAAACCGTGCGAACAAGGCCGGAAAGTAGCGGGCTGGGGATATACGTGGCGAATCAATTTGCGCGGGCGATGAACGGGCGGATTGGTCTGATTCGTCATCGTGATGGGCTGACTTTTTATGTAGAAATGCCAATTAGTCGGCAGTTGAGTTTGATATGA
- a CDS encoding lysylphosphatidylglycerol synthase transmembrane domain-containing protein: MLPKVLQLLKSPRAIMSVLTLVVLAIIIFLSRHELVKAWNLFLHADLWLLFLLLPFQIIVYFAGGEMIFSYLREKNLIHHISRLEQTRIALELNLVNHIFPSGGVSGISYTTWRMHKLGVSSARSTFAQVIRYVTGFLSLLVLLVIAVLALAIDGKVNRYIVAASFLLIIVVLALTFGLIFVFSSKRRMQMTAARLSKFINTLVKIATLGKKRRVMKPKKVEEFFVDMQDDFQDLSNHPKLLIKPMIWGTVYTVFDVAMFAVAFLSLGVFVNPAILMVGYGVAGLAAIVVFTPGGTGVYETIMIIFLSMAGTPPDLAIAGIILTRAILLTGTIIFGYILYQHALIKYGKPDDSQI, from the coding sequence ATGTTACCGAAGGTGTTGCAACTATTGAAATCGCCACGAGCCATTATGAGCGTTTTGACGTTGGTGGTTTTGGCGATAATAATTTTTCTATCTCGGCATGAGCTCGTGAAGGCGTGGAATCTGTTTTTGCATGCGGATTTATGGCTATTGTTCTTGCTATTACCATTTCAGATTATCGTGTACTTCGCTGGCGGCGAGATGATTTTTTCGTATCTGAGAGAGAAGAATCTGATTCATCATATTTCCAGGCTGGAGCAGACGAGGATTGCGCTGGAGCTTAATTTGGTCAATCATATTTTTCCGTCGGGCGGAGTTAGTGGGATTTCGTATACGACGTGGCGAATGCATAAGCTTGGCGTGAGCTCGGCACGTTCGACATTTGCGCAGGTGATTCGTTACGTTACGGGATTTTTGTCGCTTTTGGTTTTGTTGGTGATTGCTGTACTGGCGTTGGCTATTGACGGTAAGGTTAATCGTTATATCGTTGCGGCGAGCTTCTTGCTGATTATCGTGGTTTTGGCGCTGACGTTTGGTCTGATTTTCGTGTTTTCGTCAAAGCGTCGTATGCAGATGACTGCCGCTAGATTGTCTAAATTCATCAATACATTGGTAAAAATTGCAACCTTAGGTAAGAAGCGACGAGTGATGAAGCCGAAGAAAGTCGAAGAGTTTTTTGTTGATATGCAGGACGATTTTCAAGATTTGTCCAATCATCCGAAGCTTCTGATAAAACCGATGATTTGGGGAACTGTCTACACTGTTTTTGACGTGGCGATGTTTGCTGTGGCGTTTTTGTCGCTGGGTGTTTTTGTTAATCCGGCGATTCTGATGGTTGGATACGGCGTGGCGGGATTGGCAGCGATTGTCGTGTTTACACCTGGAGGGACGGGCGTTTATGAAACTATTATGATTATTTTCTTAAGCATGGCAGGCACTCCGCCGGATTTGGCGATTGCTGGAATAATTTTGACGCGAGCAATTTTACTTACTGGTACGATTATCTTTGGCTATATTCTCTATCAACACGCACTGATTAAATACGGCAAGCCAGATGATTCCCAGATTTAG
- a CDS encoding S41 family peptidase, with amino-acid sequence MVTGEKRQQLSWFLTLVIVAIVSFVAGARSDALFANVASVFGVRTSNKTIDLSSVQKTYQELIANYDGKLDTQKLIYGANRGLVEAAGDPHTAYMDPDETKEFDKSLSGQIGGGIGAEIGLRNNKPTIIKPLENSPAQKAGIKAGEAIVKVNDEASSDWSVEKVVSKIRGEVGTSVKLTLLSGGQTREVSVVRQNIVSPAVESEIDGEIGILKVNRFGDDTVSLSRKYASEFVEKGVKKVILDLRNNPGGTVGAAQGLLGIWLDNQIAMTERRGSEIVKTLRTTGTPILGNMKTVVLINGNSASASEITAGALREYGKATLVGQKSYGKGSVQIVLGLPGGSQMKVTEARWYTPKGKNIDKTGIEPDVKVDLSSDDVNNNVDPQMDKAKSL; translated from the coding sequence ATGGTTACGGGAGAGAAAAGACAGCAATTAAGTTGGTTCTTGACGCTTGTTATTGTGGCTATTGTTAGCTTTGTGGCGGGGGCTCGCTCTGATGCGCTGTTTGCTAATGTGGCATCGGTATTTGGCGTTAGAACTTCAAATAAGACGATTGACTTATCTAGCGTTCAAAAAACATATCAAGAATTGATTGCTAATTATGACGGAAAATTGGATACTCAAAAGTTAATTTATGGCGCCAATCGTGGGCTAGTTGAAGCGGCTGGCGATCCTCATACGGCGTATATGGATCCTGATGAGACGAAGGAGTTTGATAAATCATTAAGTGGTCAAATTGGCGGTGGAATTGGTGCGGAGATTGGTCTTAGAAATAATAAGCCGACTATCATAAAACCCCTGGAAAATAGTCCAGCTCAGAAGGCAGGAATTAAGGCTGGCGAGGCGATTGTTAAGGTGAATGACGAGGCTTCTTCTGATTGGTCAGTGGAAAAAGTTGTGAGTAAAATCCGCGGAGAAGTTGGTACGTCTGTTAAATTGACGTTATTAAGCGGTGGTCAAACGCGTGAAGTGTCGGTTGTGCGTCAGAATATAGTTTCTCCGGCAGTGGAGTCGGAAATTGATGGAGAAATTGGTATTTTGAAAGTTAATCGATTCGGCGATGATACAGTAAGCTTGTCCAGAAAATACGCTTCGGAATTTGTTGAAAAAGGCGTTAAGAAGGTGATTTTGGATCTGCGAAACAACCCGGGCGGAACGGTTGGGGCTGCTCAAGGGCTATTGGGTATTTGGCTGGACAATCAAATAGCTATGACCGAGCGTAGAGGTTCTGAAATTGTTAAAACGCTGCGTACAACTGGAACGCCAATTCTGGGCAATATGAAGACGGTGGTGCTTATTAACGGCAACAGCGCCAGTGCTAGCGAGATTACAGCTGGGGCGCTTCGTGAATACGGAAAAGCCACGTTGGTTGGGCAGAAGAGTTACGGTAAAGGAAGCGTGCAGATTGTGCTTGGGCTGCCTGGCGGGTCGCAAATGAAAGTTACTGAAGCCAGATGGTACACGCCAAAGGGTAAAAATATAGATAAAACTGGTATAGAGCCTGATGTAAAAGTTGATCTTTCGTCGGACGATGTCAATAATAACGTAGATCCGCAGATGGATAAGGCGAAGTCGTTATAA
- a CDS encoding cell division protein FtsX: protein MKSSKSNKNKETIRIRQRRRGWLTFVRMCRYGINNFSRNAWLTIAATAVMSVTLIIVFITLSARQVLVDTVSNVSKRADMSIYLKGDTPEKTIKTIKSRIEKLDNVDSVKYISAEEAREKQAEQYKDNPDTLEAIRESSNEMSATLRVSVKELNNQQSLNNFVKTDDLYKKYKDPNREPSFSGERQQAIKTVGSWVRLASIGGSIATVVFVVISSLVVFNTIRMAIFNRKDEIEMMKLIGAERSFIRGPFIVEAIMYGFIAAIIATVVGYGLLILAHDPMVKYGIPIDNLLNHLKMYGVLVFLSMILVGAAIGVASSWVATRKYLKL, encoded by the coding sequence ATGAAATCATCAAAGTCTAACAAAAATAAAGAAACTATTCGTATACGTCAGCGCCGACGAGGTTGGTTGACGTTTGTCAGAATGTGTCGATATGGCATCAATAATTTTAGTCGTAATGCCTGGCTAACGATTGCCGCAACTGCGGTGATGAGCGTCACGTTGATTATCGTGTTTATAACGTTATCAGCGCGCCAGGTTTTGGTTGATACCGTTTCAAACGTTTCCAAACGTGCCGATATGTCAATTTACTTAAAGGGTGACACGCCAGAAAAAACGATTAAAACGATTAAATCTCGGATTGAAAAATTAGATAATGTCGATAGTGTTAAGTATATTTCCGCGGAAGAAGCGCGTGAAAAGCAAGCTGAGCAATATAAGGATAATCCAGATACGCTTGAGGCGATTCGCGAGTCTAGTAATGAGATGTCGGCAACGCTTCGTGTTTCCGTGAAGGAACTGAATAACCAGCAATCATTAAATAATTTTGTTAAAACAGATGATTTATATAAAAAATATAAAGACCCTAACAGGGAGCCGTCATTCTCAGGTGAACGTCAGCAAGCCATTAAAACAGTTGGTAGTTGGGTGAGATTGGCGAGTATCGGCGGCTCAATCGCTACAGTTGTTTTCGTGGTGATCTCTTCGCTTGTGGTCTTTAACACTATTCGCATGGCAATTTTCAACCGTAAGGACGAGATTGAGATGATGAAGTTGATCGGCGCAGAACGCAGTTTCATCAGAGGTCCGTTTATCGTTGAGGCTATAATGTACGGATTTATCGCGGCAATTATCGCAACGGTGGTTGGGTATGGCTTGCTAATCCTTGCACATGATCCGATGGTGAAGTATGGAATTCCTATCGATAATCTTTTGAATCATCTAAAAATGTACGGAGTGCTGGTTTTCTTGAGCATGATTCTGGTCGGCGCGGCAATTGGCGTGGCGTCATCTTGGGTGGCAACTCGCAAATATCTTAAGTTGTAA
- a CDS encoding response regulator, with product MNGQKKKILLVEDDMALSAVYRSRLEIEGFDVREANNGEDALSATVEYRPDLILLDVMMPKISGFDVLDILRNTPETANVRIIMLTALSQPKDKERAESLGVDDYLVKSQVVIGDVVARVKHHLGIQ from the coding sequence ATGAACGGACAAAAAAAGAAGATTTTACTAGTTGAGGATGACATGGCTCTGTCTGCGGTTTATAGGTCGCGACTAGAGATTGAAGGGTTTGATGTTAGAGAGGCTAACAACGGAGAAGACGCTCTGTCTGCCACTGTTGAATATCGTCCAGATTTGATTCTTTTGGATGTGATGATGCCGAAAATCAGTGGTTTTGATGTTCTGGATATTCTTCGCAATACGCCAGAAACTGCTAACGTGAGGATTATTATGCTGACGGCGCTTAGCCAGCCAAAGGACAAGGAGCGTGCTGAGAGCTTGGGTGTTGATGATTATTTGGTGAAATCTCAGGTTGTAATTGGCGACGTTGTGGCTCGCGTAAAGCATCATTTGGGTATTCAATAG
- the prfB gene encoding peptide chain release factor 2, with protein sequence MQPLKKKIGELEKEIEQAKKALKFSDLEQKLAELDDQLNQPEIWNNPDYAQELTKQAASLRQTVEPWQTLTVQVGDMVELMELGDDDLLPEFQAQVAAIEKSFDRHKTDLLFSGEYDNRSAIMRISAGVGGLDAQDFAAMLERMYLRWAEKSGMKVDTLERSTNDDAGIKTVVLEISGSFAYGKLRSENGVHRLVRLSPFNADNLRQTSFALVEVLPKIDAPDEISIDPNDLRIDVYRSGGKGGQGVNTTDSAVRVTHEPTGITVAIQNERSQIQNKETALKILRSKLLAMKLEQHAETLSDLRAGESANWGSQIRNYVLHPYTLVKDTRTKHENRNAQGVLDGDIDEFITAYLEQNANSKNI encoded by the coding sequence ATGCAACCGCTAAAAAAGAAAATTGGTGAATTAGAAAAAGAAATTGAACAGGCTAAAAAAGCGCTGAAGTTTTCTGATTTGGAGCAGAAATTGGCGGAACTGGACGATCAATTAAACCAGCCGGAAATTTGGAATAATCCTGATTACGCCCAAGAATTAACGAAACAAGCTGCCAGCCTTCGTCAGACTGTCGAGCCTTGGCAGACTTTGACGGTGCAGGTTGGTGATATGGTGGAGCTGATGGAGCTTGGTGATGACGATTTATTGCCGGAATTTCAAGCGCAAGTTGCGGCGATTGAGAAGAGTTTTGATAGGCATAAAACCGATTTGTTATTCTCCGGCGAATATGACAATCGCTCGGCAATTATGCGCATTTCCGCTGGCGTGGGCGGACTGGACGCTCAGGATTTTGCGGCGATGTTGGAGCGAATGTATTTGCGCTGGGCGGAAAAGTCTGGCATGAAAGTTGATACGCTGGAGCGCTCGACAAATGACGACGCTGGAATTAAAACGGTCGTTTTGGAGATCTCTGGATCTTTTGCTTATGGAAAATTGCGGTCGGAAAATGGCGTGCATCGTTTGGTGCGATTAAGTCCGTTTAATGCGGACAATTTGCGGCAGACTAGTTTTGCGCTTGTCGAGGTTTTGCCGAAAATTGACGCGCCAGATGAAATATCGATTGACCCGAATGATTTAAGAATTGATGTCTATCGTTCGGGCGGCAAGGGCGGTCAAGGCGTGAATACGACGGATTCGGCGGTTCGGGTGACGCATGAGCCGACAGGGATTACGGTGGCTATTCAGAATGAGCGTTCACAGATTCAGAATAAAGAAACGGCGTTGAAGATTCTGCGGTCAAAATTGCTAGCGATGAAATTAGAGCAACACGCCGAAACTCTGTCTGATCTTAGGGCTGGCGAATCAGCAAATTGGGGCAGCCAAATTAGAAATTACGTTTTACATCCATATACACTAGTTAAAGATACGCGCACAAAGCATGAAAACCGCAACGCTCAAGGCGTTTTGGATGGCGATATTGACGAATTTATTACGGCGTATTTAGAACAAAATGCTAATTCTAAAAATATTTAG
- the hpt gene encoding hypoxanthine phosphoribosyltransferase yields the protein MYKDIEKILFTNEEIKTAVQKLGKKLTEDYHDKNPVVVGILRGAAPFMIDLIQAMDCYMEIDFMAVSSYGDDTKSSGSVKIIKDLDTDVADRHVLIVEDIIDSGRTAQALRELFAAKNAASVKICSLLDKPARREVDAEADYVGIDTPNEFVVGYGLDFRQQYRNLPYIGVLKPEVYQD from the coding sequence ATGTATAAAGATATTGAGAAAATTCTATTTACGAACGAAGAAATAAAAACGGCAGTTCAGAAACTTGGAAAAAAATTGACTGAGGATTATCACGATAAAAATCCTGTTGTCGTGGGTATTTTACGCGGCGCAGCGCCGTTTATGATCGACTTGATACAGGCGATGGATTGCTATATGGAAATTGATTTCATGGCGGTTTCCAGCTACGGCGATGACACAAAATCTTCTGGATCTGTAAAAATTATCAAAGATTTGGATACCGACGTGGCGGATAGACACGTGTTGATAGTTGAGGACATAATTGACAGTGGTCGAACCGCCCAGGCGCTAAGAGAATTATTTGCCGCAAAAAATGCTGCGTCGGTAAAAATATGCTCGCTATTAGACAAACCAGCGCGGCGCGAAGTTGATGCAGAAGCCGATTATGTAGGCATCGATACGCCGAATGAATTTGTCGTTGGCTATGGCCTGGATTTCCGCCAGCAATACCGCAACTTACCATACATTGGCGTCTTAAAACCAGAAGTTTATCAAGATTAA
- the xseA gene encoding exodeoxyribonuclease VII large subunit: protein MIPRFSVSNFIAVVNQTFDVAFAGMVEVEGEVSSFKSYPPKYAFFDLKDDDGLVRCFVGFSNLRTPIEDGMKVVVRAMPVLRDNGAFSLNVQEIRPLGKGSLKRSFELLKQKLTVEGLFNSERKRPLPQYPHRVAVISSTKAAGYADFMKISGERWGGVKFVVADVNVQGVNAADQAVRAISYFNQMSESPDVIVLIRGGGSAEDLASFNDEKLVRAVASSRIPTMTGIGHEIDESLCDLAADVRAATPSNAAQLLFPDRREVIRHLHYRLIDAKDSICRAIEEQSLNATMLQKEALKQWSSRVDAAVNATLSQQKVIAEYDPEMALRRGYAMIKGDLQIGNIVEITTKDIIMKARIENSEQRYDN, encoded by the coding sequence ATGATTCCCAGATTTAGCGTTAGCAATTTCATAGCAGTTGTCAATCAAACTTTTGACGTGGCTTTTGCTGGAATGGTTGAAGTTGAGGGCGAGGTTTCCAGCTTCAAGTCTTATCCTCCGAAATACGCTTTTTTCGATCTGAAGGATGACGACGGGCTGGTTCGGTGTTTTGTTGGTTTTAGCAATTTACGCACGCCAATTGAAGATGGAATGAAAGTTGTCGTTCGGGCAATGCCGGTACTTAGGGATAATGGCGCCTTTAGCTTGAACGTTCAAGAGATTCGCCCATTAGGCAAGGGAAGTTTGAAGCGAAGTTTTGAGCTTTTGAAGCAAAAATTGACAGTCGAGGGTTTGTTCAATTCTGAAAGAAAGCGTCCATTACCGCAATATCCTCATAGGGTGGCTGTTATTTCCAGTACAAAAGCGGCGGGATATGCTGACTTTATGAAGATTTCCGGTGAGCGTTGGGGTGGTGTGAAATTCGTAGTCGCCGATGTTAATGTACAGGGTGTGAATGCTGCAGATCAAGCTGTGCGAGCAATATCATATTTTAATCAAATGTCAGAATCTCCAGATGTGATTGTTTTGATTCGTGGCGGTGGCAGTGCGGAAGATTTGGCGAGTTTTAACGATGAAAAACTGGTACGCGCGGTGGCGAGTAGTCGCATTCCAACAATGACTGGAATTGGTCATGAAATTGATGAGAGTTTATGCGATTTGGCGGCGGACGTTCGCGCAGCCACGCCGAGTAACGCCGCGCAATTGCTATTTCCTGACAGGCGAGAGGTGATTCGGCATTTGCATTACAGGCTAATTGACGCGAAAGATTCAATTTGTAGGGCTATCGAAGAACAATCGCTTAATGCAACAATGTTGCAAAAAGAAGCGCTAAAACAGTGGTCAAGTCGTGTGGATGCGGCTGTAAATGCAACATTGTCGCAACAAAAAGTCATCGCTGAGTATGATCCAGAAATGGCGCTGCGTCGTGGCTATGCAATGATCAAGGGCGATTTACAGATTGGTAATATTGTAGAGATTACAACAAAAGATATAATTATGAAAGCGAGGATTGAGAATAGTGAACAACGATATGACAATTGA
- a CDS encoding 50S ribosomal protein L27, producing the protein MSKVKAGGSSKNIHNNAGQRLGVKRFGGQKVSAGEVLVRQTGATKIAGDGTYVSRNFTIHAAKDGVVGFKSVKKTKFTGKSERRTQVVVL; encoded by the coding sequence ATGTCAAAGGTTAAAGCTGGTGGTTCTAGTAAGAACATCCACAACAATGCTGGTCAACGTCTTGGCGTTAAGCGATTTGGCGGTCAAAAAGTTTCCGCTGGAGAAGTTCTAGTTCGCCAAACTGGCGCCACAAAGATCGCTGGTGACGGCACATACGTTAGCCGCAATTTCACAATCCACGCCGCAAAAGATGGCGTAGTTGGCTTCAAATCAGTTAAAAAAACCAAGTTTACCGGCAAATCAGAACGCCGAACGCAAGTTGTTGTTCTTTAA